Proteins encoded together in one Impatiens glandulifera chromosome 1, dImpGla2.1, whole genome shotgun sequence window:
- the LOC124916519 gene encoding U-box domain-containing protein 13-like isoform X2, with translation MEEEKGALAQNLVEIIDEISSISDFRSSVKRQFCNLARRLKLLTPMFEEIRDGKQSLPKESLEALSSLKESLESTRELLRFGSEGSRIYLVLKMEETMNRFQEITANLEQALGGIAYEKLDISDEVTEQVELVLAQFKRAKGRIDAPDVDLQEDLVSLYNKINDPSTTDPAVIKRVAEKLQLMGLDDLTQESIALHEMVYASDGDPGESMEKMSMLLKKVKDFVQTENPNFDASSRCKSSSPASCSGQASLDESNTSIFIPNDFRCPISLELMRDPVIVSSGQTYERSCIEQWLDQGHGTCPKTQQTLASTVLTPNYVLRSLIEQWCESNGIEPPKRPTNTSSTSSPEETNLEVLLRKLSSHSPEDQRSAAGEIRLLAKRNADNRIAIAEAGAIPFLVNLLSTPDSRTQEHAVTALLNLSICEDNKGSIVSSGAVPGIVHVLKKGSMEARENAAATLFSLSVIDDNKVTIGASGAIPPLVTLLSEGTQRGKKDAATALFNLCIFQGNKGKAIRAGVVPTLIRLLTEPQGGMVDEALAILAILSSHPEGKAIIGGAKALPILIDVIKNGSPRNKENSAAVLVHLCGGDQQQYMVEAQELGLMGPLHDLSQNGTDRGKRKAIQLLERINKFVEQPKGQNNNNNEVEAEIVNQEVAG, from the exons ATGGAAGAGGAGAAAGGAGCTCTTGCACAGAATCTGGTTGAAATCATCGATGAGATATCTTCGATATCAGACTTCAGAAGTTCGGTGAAGAGACAATTCTGTAATTTAGCTAGAAGACTGAAGCTATTGACGCCGATGTTTGAGGAGATACGAGATGGCAAGCAGTCCTTGCCGAAGGAATCCTTAGAGGCCTTGAGCTCCTTGAAGGAATCGCTTGAATCGACTAGAGAATTGCTCAGATTCGGAAGTGAAGGAAGCAGGATTTACCTG GTTCTAAAGATGGAAGAAACTATGAATAGATTCCAAGAAATAACAGCTAACCTTGAACAAGCTCTTGGTGGAATTGCTTATGAAAAACTTGATATATCAGATGAAGTTACGGAGCAG GTCGAGCTTGTCCTTGCTCAGTTCAAAAGAGCAAAAGGCAGGATAGATGCCCCCGATGTTGATCTACAAGAGGATCTTGTATCCCTTTACAATAAGATCAATGATCCATCTACAACAGATCCAGCTGTCATAAAGAGAGTGGCTGAGAAACTTCAGTTGATGGGACTGGATGACCTTACACAAGAATCAATAGCTTTGCATGAGATGGTGTATGCCAGTGATGGGGATCCAGGGGAGAGCATGGAAAAGATGTCCATGCTACTTAAGAAGGTCAAAGATTTCGTGCAGACTGAGAATCCTAACTTTGACGCTTCTTCAAGGTGTAAGTCCTCCAGCCCAGCCAGCTGTAGCGGTCAAGCTTCATTAGATGAGAGCAATACATCTATTTTCATACCCAATGATTTTCGTTGTCCCATATCTTTGGAGTTGATGAGAGATCCGGTCATTGTCTCCAGTGGGCAG ACATACGAGAGATCCTGCATTGAGCAATGGCTAGATCAAGGACACGGAACCTGCCCGAAAACTCAACAAACTCTAGCCAGCACGGTCCTCACTCCCAACTATGTCTTACGTAGCCTCATAGAACAATGGTGCGAATCAAACGGCATCGAACCGCCAAAGCGCCCCACAAACACATCATCAACTTCCTCGCCGGAAGAAACCAATCTAGAAGTTCTATTACGTAAACTCTCATCCCACAGCCCCGAGGACCAACGATCTGCCGCAGGCGAAATCCGGCTTCTTGCCAAACGCAACGCCGATAACCGCATCGCCATTGCCGAAGCCGGCGCCATTCCCTTTCTCGTAAATCTCCTCTCCACCCCCGATTCCCGAACCCAAGAACATGCCGTAACCGCCCTTCTCAACCTCTCCATATGCGAAGACAACAAAGGAAGCATCGTTTCCTCGGGGGCAGTCCCGGGTATCGTACACGTCTTGAAGAAGGGAAGCATGGAAGCTCGAGAAAACGCAGCTGCAACTCTATTTAGCTTATCGGTTATCGACGATAATAAGGTTACGATCGGGGCTTCGGGTGCGATCCCTCCGTTGGTGACCCTTCTGAGCGAAGGAACGCAACGTGGGAAGAAAGATGCAGCGACTGCGTTATTCAACTTGTGTATATTCCAAGGGAATAAAGGGAAGGCGATTAGGGCCGGGGTTGTTCCAACATTGATTCGTCTTCTGACGGAACCGCAGGGCGGGATGGTGGATGAGGCGCTTGCGATTTTAGCTATATTGTCGAGCCATCCCGAGGGTAAGGCAATTATAGGAGGTGCGAAGGCTTTGCCGATTTTGATTGATGTTATTAAGAATGGTTCTCCGAGGAACAAGGAGAATTCGGCTGCAGTTTTGGTTCATTTGTGCGGTGGGGATCAGCAGCAATATATGGTTGAGGCGCAAGAGCTTGGTTTGATGGGGCCTTTACATGATTTGTCGCAGAATGGGACTGATAGGGGTAAGCGAAAAGCGATTCAGCTGCTGGAACGGATAAATAAGTTTGTTGAGCAACCGAAGGGtcaaaacaacaacaacaatgagGTTGAAGCTGAAATAGTGAACCAGGAG GTCGCAGGGTAG
- the LOC124916519 gene encoding U-box domain-containing protein 13-like isoform X1 yields MEEEKGALAQNLVEIIDEISSISDFRSSVKRQFCNLARRLKLLTPMFEEIRDGKQSLPKESLEALSSLKESLESTRELLRFGSEGSRIYLVLKMEETMNRFQEITANLEQALGGIAYEKLDISDEVTEQVELVLAQFKRAKGRIDAPDVDLQEDLVSLYNKINDPSTTDPAVIKRVAEKLQLMGLDDLTQESIALHEMVYASDGDPGESMEKMSMLLKKVKDFVQTENPNFDASSRCKSSSPASCSGQASLDESNTSIFIPNDFRCPISLELMRDPVIVSSGQTYERSCIEQWLDQGHGTCPKTQQTLASTVLTPNYVLRSLIEQWCESNGIEPPKRPTNTSSTSSPEETNLEVLLRKLSSHSPEDQRSAAGEIRLLAKRNADNRIAIAEAGAIPFLVNLLSTPDSRTQEHAVTALLNLSICEDNKGSIVSSGAVPGIVHVLKKGSMEARENAAATLFSLSVIDDNKVTIGASGAIPPLVTLLSEGTQRGKKDAATALFNLCIFQGNKGKAIRAGVVPTLIRLLTEPQGGMVDEALAILAILSSHPEGKAIIGGAKALPILIDVIKNGSPRNKENSAAVLVHLCGGDQQQYMVEAQELGLMGPLHDLSQNGTDRGKRKAIQLLERINKFVEQPKGQNNNNNEVEAEIVNQEVRNTNLDNVVIESRVIA; encoded by the exons ATGGAAGAGGAGAAAGGAGCTCTTGCACAGAATCTGGTTGAAATCATCGATGAGATATCTTCGATATCAGACTTCAGAAGTTCGGTGAAGAGACAATTCTGTAATTTAGCTAGAAGACTGAAGCTATTGACGCCGATGTTTGAGGAGATACGAGATGGCAAGCAGTCCTTGCCGAAGGAATCCTTAGAGGCCTTGAGCTCCTTGAAGGAATCGCTTGAATCGACTAGAGAATTGCTCAGATTCGGAAGTGAAGGAAGCAGGATTTACCTG GTTCTAAAGATGGAAGAAACTATGAATAGATTCCAAGAAATAACAGCTAACCTTGAACAAGCTCTTGGTGGAATTGCTTATGAAAAACTTGATATATCAGATGAAGTTACGGAGCAG GTCGAGCTTGTCCTTGCTCAGTTCAAAAGAGCAAAAGGCAGGATAGATGCCCCCGATGTTGATCTACAAGAGGATCTTGTATCCCTTTACAATAAGATCAATGATCCATCTACAACAGATCCAGCTGTCATAAAGAGAGTGGCTGAGAAACTTCAGTTGATGGGACTGGATGACCTTACACAAGAATCAATAGCTTTGCATGAGATGGTGTATGCCAGTGATGGGGATCCAGGGGAGAGCATGGAAAAGATGTCCATGCTACTTAAGAAGGTCAAAGATTTCGTGCAGACTGAGAATCCTAACTTTGACGCTTCTTCAAGGTGTAAGTCCTCCAGCCCAGCCAGCTGTAGCGGTCAAGCTTCATTAGATGAGAGCAATACATCTATTTTCATACCCAATGATTTTCGTTGTCCCATATCTTTGGAGTTGATGAGAGATCCGGTCATTGTCTCCAGTGGGCAG ACATACGAGAGATCCTGCATTGAGCAATGGCTAGATCAAGGACACGGAACCTGCCCGAAAACTCAACAAACTCTAGCCAGCACGGTCCTCACTCCCAACTATGTCTTACGTAGCCTCATAGAACAATGGTGCGAATCAAACGGCATCGAACCGCCAAAGCGCCCCACAAACACATCATCAACTTCCTCGCCGGAAGAAACCAATCTAGAAGTTCTATTACGTAAACTCTCATCCCACAGCCCCGAGGACCAACGATCTGCCGCAGGCGAAATCCGGCTTCTTGCCAAACGCAACGCCGATAACCGCATCGCCATTGCCGAAGCCGGCGCCATTCCCTTTCTCGTAAATCTCCTCTCCACCCCCGATTCCCGAACCCAAGAACATGCCGTAACCGCCCTTCTCAACCTCTCCATATGCGAAGACAACAAAGGAAGCATCGTTTCCTCGGGGGCAGTCCCGGGTATCGTACACGTCTTGAAGAAGGGAAGCATGGAAGCTCGAGAAAACGCAGCTGCAACTCTATTTAGCTTATCGGTTATCGACGATAATAAGGTTACGATCGGGGCTTCGGGTGCGATCCCTCCGTTGGTGACCCTTCTGAGCGAAGGAACGCAACGTGGGAAGAAAGATGCAGCGACTGCGTTATTCAACTTGTGTATATTCCAAGGGAATAAAGGGAAGGCGATTAGGGCCGGGGTTGTTCCAACATTGATTCGTCTTCTGACGGAACCGCAGGGCGGGATGGTGGATGAGGCGCTTGCGATTTTAGCTATATTGTCGAGCCATCCCGAGGGTAAGGCAATTATAGGAGGTGCGAAGGCTTTGCCGATTTTGATTGATGTTATTAAGAATGGTTCTCCGAGGAACAAGGAGAATTCGGCTGCAGTTTTGGTTCATTTGTGCGGTGGGGATCAGCAGCAATATATGGTTGAGGCGCAAGAGCTTGGTTTGATGGGGCCTTTACATGATTTGTCGCAGAATGGGACTGATAGGGGTAAGCGAAAAGCGATTCAGCTGCTGGAACGGATAAATAAGTTTGTTGAGCAACCGAAGGGtcaaaacaacaacaacaatgagGTTGAAGCTGAAATAGTGAACCAGGAGGTACGTAATACAAACTTGGACAATGTTGTTATTGAAAGCCGAGTAATTGCATAG